One segment of Chionomys nivalis chromosome 3, mChiNiv1.1, whole genome shotgun sequence DNA contains the following:
- the LOC130870932 gene encoding cytochrome c oxidase subunit 6A1, mitochondrial encodes MVSSVCGSRVSGLLGRALPRVGRPMSSGAHGEEGSARMWKALTYFVALPGVGVSMLNVFLKSQHGEHERPEFVAYPHLRIRTKPFPWGDGNHTLFHNPHVNPLPTGYEDE; translated from the exons ATGGTGTCGTCGGTGTGCGGGTCTCGGGTGTCGGGGCTGCTGGGCCGGGCCCTCCCACGGGTGGGGCGGCCCATGTCGAGTGGCGCCCACGGCGAGGAGGGTTCAG CTCGCATGTGGAAGGCCCTCACCTACTTCGTGGCGCTGCCCGGGGTGGGAGTGAGCATGCTCAACGTCTTCCTGAAGTCGCAGCACGGAGAGCACGAGAGACCCGAGTTCGTCGCCTATCCTCATCTCCGCATCAGGACCAAG CCCTTCCCCTGGGGAGATGGTAATCATACCCTCTTCCACAACCCTCATGTGAACCCACTTCCGACTGGCTATGAAGATGAGTAA